The following proteins come from a genomic window of Synechococcus sp. BIOS-E4-1:
- a CDS encoding adenylate/guanylate cyclase domain-containing protein yields MKTTSGTARRGIAITLFGLLCGGLSGWPPALWRSWSKDITDQITLWAGPSGPPAEVVVIAVDDASLQQARWIREDPDPAPWSEGLDRWPWPRATYGQLIERVIAAGSRGVAINVLFAGPSMYGPEDDARFAQTLKRHGSAVALAAEMMEPVDRQGAGGLSLEPPASILLNALGGLPHLGLTNMLNAEDGSIGPHPEAYGQRVLRPYGFQLQQSLPSALLKIAGLQPPPDQADRSLRLYGPEGTITRLSAWEVLDPLRWRNHPLRPRLQDSLVLIGPTLEDNQSGQSTPFGTLSGVELLATATANDLDGSGLRQWPQHPWQKALLSAACSWLIAYLATRRLTLRWRLVSCSLGLIGLLLISIITLVQRQTVLPLLAPSAGVVGLAAALAVSTFWREEQERRRLRQTFERYVSPSVVQEILKDRDSAEGILKGKTLNVTVLFSDLEGFTALTRERSQQGRSEELIHQLNLYLGRMVEVITVHGGTVDKFIGDCVMAVFGSPVSRGTEMEARQAVRCAAAMREALEELNQSWTVRGLDPLSCGIGLASGEAVVGQIGSPQRMDFTVIGDTVNLASRLESLTRKLRTPILMDEQTALLAGTEIATDNLGEQAIKGMDRCQVYRPRLSP; encoded by the coding sequence ATGAAAACCACCTCCGGCACAGCCAGAAGAGGCATCGCGATCACGCTGTTCGGCCTGCTCTGTGGTGGCCTCAGCGGCTGGCCACCCGCTCTGTGGCGCAGCTGGTCCAAAGACATCACCGATCAGATCACACTCTGGGCAGGGCCCAGCGGTCCTCCGGCAGAGGTGGTGGTCATCGCCGTGGATGATGCTTCCCTGCAGCAGGCACGCTGGATTCGAGAAGATCCGGACCCCGCCCCCTGGAGCGAAGGGCTCGACCGCTGGCCATGGCCAAGAGCGACCTACGGACAGTTGATTGAACGCGTCATCGCCGCTGGCAGTCGCGGTGTGGCGATCAATGTGCTGTTTGCCGGGCCAAGCATGTATGGCCCTGAAGATGATGCCCGCTTTGCGCAAACGCTGAAACGACATGGTTCAGCGGTGGCTTTGGCCGCCGAGATGATGGAACCGGTTGATCGCCAGGGGGCTGGCGGGCTTTCCCTCGAGCCCCCCGCATCAATCTTGCTGAATGCCCTTGGCGGCCTACCCCATCTGGGCCTCACCAACATGCTCAATGCCGAAGACGGCAGCATCGGGCCACATCCTGAAGCCTATGGACAACGAGTGCTGCGGCCCTACGGCTTCCAGTTGCAGCAATCCCTCCCCTCTGCTCTGCTGAAGATCGCCGGGCTCCAACCACCCCCCGATCAGGCGGATCGTTCACTGCGGCTGTATGGACCGGAGGGAACCATCACCCGACTATCAGCCTGGGAGGTGCTGGACCCGCTCCGCTGGCGCAATCACCCGCTCCGGCCCAGGCTCCAAGACAGCCTGGTGCTGATCGGTCCAACCCTGGAAGACAACCAGAGCGGCCAGTCCACTCCCTTTGGCACCCTGTCGGGAGTCGAACTACTGGCAACAGCAACCGCCAACGACCTCGATGGCAGCGGCCTGCGGCAATGGCCACAGCATCCCTGGCAGAAAGCTCTGTTGAGCGCTGCCTGCAGTTGGCTGATTGCCTATCTGGCCACGCGGCGACTGACCCTGCGCTGGCGGCTGGTCAGCTGCTCACTGGGCCTGATCGGACTCCTTCTGATCAGCATCATCACGCTGGTGCAACGCCAGACCGTTCTGCCTTTACTGGCACCAAGCGCCGGGGTTGTGGGCCTGGCTGCGGCACTCGCCGTCAGCACGTTCTGGCGTGAGGAGCAGGAGCGCCGACGGCTCCGCCAAACCTTTGAGCGCTATGTATCCCCGAGCGTGGTCCAGGAAATCCTTAAAGACCGCGACAGCGCCGAAGGCATTCTCAAGGGCAAGACCCTCAACGTGACAGTCCTATTCAGTGACCTTGAGGGTTTCACGGCCCTGACACGGGAACGTTCCCAGCAAGGTCGCAGCGAAGAACTGATCCACCAACTGAATCTTTACCTGGGCCGGATGGTGGAGGTGATCACCGTGCATGGGGGAACGGTCGACAAGTTCATCGGCGATTGCGTCATGGCCGTCTTTGGCTCACCCGTTAGTCGGGGGACTGAGATGGAAGCCAGGCAGGCCGTTCGGTGTGCCGCGGCAATGCGCGAAGCCCTGGAAGAACTGAATCAAAGTTGGACAGTGAGGGGCCTTGATCCGCTCAGCTGTGGAATCGGTCTGGCCAGCGGGGAAGCGGTGGTTGGCCAGATCGGCAGTCCACAACGCATGGACTTCACCGTGATCGGTGACACGGTCAATCTGGCCAGCCGCCTGGAATCACTGACCAGAAAGCTCAGGACGCCAATCCTGATGGACGAGCAAACCGCACTGCTTGCTGGAACTGAGATCGCCACGGACAATCTCGGCGAACAGGCGATCAAGGGAATGGATCGATGCCAGGTCTATCGACCCAGGCTCAGCCCTTGA
- the gatB gene encoding Asp-tRNA(Asn)/Glu-tRNA(Gln) amidotransferase subunit GatB has product MSAEGAWEAVIGLETHVQLGTESKIFTAASTTFGDDPNTHIDPVVCGLPGTLPVLNQKVLEYAVKASMGLNLNVAEHCKFDRKQYFYPDLPKNYQITQYDEPIAEDGWIEVEVAEKGKDTYLKKIGIERLHMEEDAGKLVHAGSDRLAGSTHSLVDYNRAGVALAEIVSKPDLRTGREAAEYASEIRRIIRYIGVGDGNMQEGSLRCDVNISVRRGPDAPFGTKVEIKNMNSFSAIQKACEYEIQRQIKAYESGEPIVQETRLWDEGKQLTKSMRSKEGASDYRYFPDPDLGPVEVSVEQREAWRAELPELPAAKRHRYADDLGLSQYDARVLTDERPMADYFEAVVGAGADPKLAANWITGDIAAHVNSNRLSYAELPFRPDQLAEMVKLIDGGKISGKIAKEILPELLEKGVSPKAIVEERGLGMISDPAAITAIVEELLSAHPDEVEAFRGGKTKLQGFFVGQLMKKTGGKADPKLANQILSQKLKG; this is encoded by the coding sequence ATGTCTGCTGAGGGTGCTTGGGAAGCCGTGATCGGCTTGGAGACCCATGTGCAGCTGGGGACTGAGAGCAAAATTTTTACGGCTGCTTCCACCACCTTCGGGGATGACCCCAACACGCATATCGATCCAGTGGTCTGCGGTTTGCCAGGAACCCTGCCGGTGTTGAACCAGAAGGTGCTCGAATATGCGGTGAAGGCTTCGATGGGCCTGAACCTGAACGTTGCCGAGCACTGCAAGTTCGATCGCAAGCAGTATTTCTATCCCGATCTGCCGAAGAATTACCAAATCACGCAATACGACGAGCCGATCGCGGAAGACGGTTGGATCGAGGTGGAGGTGGCTGAAAAGGGCAAGGACACCTACCTCAAAAAGATCGGCATCGAGCGTCTTCACATGGAGGAAGATGCGGGCAAACTTGTGCACGCGGGCAGTGATCGTCTGGCTGGATCCACCCATTCGCTTGTGGATTACAACCGTGCTGGAGTGGCGCTCGCAGAAATCGTCAGTAAGCCCGATCTGCGCACGGGCCGGGAAGCGGCTGAATACGCGTCGGAGATTCGCCGGATTATCCGTTACATCGGAGTTGGCGACGGCAACATGCAGGAAGGCTCGTTGCGTTGCGACGTGAACATCTCCGTCCGCCGTGGGCCGGATGCCCCCTTCGGCACCAAGGTGGAGATCAAGAACATGAACTCCTTCTCCGCAATTCAGAAGGCCTGCGAATACGAGATCCAGCGCCAGATCAAGGCTTACGAGAGCGGCGAACCGATCGTTCAGGAGACCCGCCTCTGGGATGAGGGCAAGCAGCTCACCAAGAGCATGCGCAGCAAAGAAGGGGCCAGCGATTACCGCTATTTCCCCGATCCTGATCTTGGCCCGGTCGAGGTGAGCGTTGAACAGCGAGAGGCCTGGAGAGCAGAGCTCCCCGAGTTGCCAGCCGCCAAGCGTCACCGCTACGCCGATGATCTGGGTCTGTCCCAGTACGACGCCCGCGTTCTCACCGATGAGCGTCCGATGGCGGACTACTTCGAGGCCGTTGTCGGTGCGGGAGCCGACCCCAAATTGGCCGCCAACTGGATCACGGGTGATATCGCTGCCCATGTGAACAGCAATCGTCTGAGCTACGCAGAACTTCCTTTCCGTCCTGATCAGCTGGCGGAGATGGTGAAGCTGATCGACGGCGGCAAGATCAGCGGCAAGATCGCCAAGGAGATTCTCCCTGAACTGCTGGAAAAGGGCGTTTCACCCAAGGCGATCGTGGAGGAACGCGGTCTGGGGATGATCAGCGACCCTGCGGCGATCACGGCAATTGTTGAGGAGCTTCTCTCCGCTCATCCCGATGAAGTGGAGGCGTTCCGTGGTGGCAAGACCAAGCTTCAGGGCTTCTTTGTCGGCCAGCTGATGAAAAAGACCGGTGGCAAGGCTGATCCCAAGCTCGCCAACCAGATCCTCAGTCAGAAACTCAAGGGCTGA
- a CDS encoding FAD-dependent oxidoreductase, giving the protein MGLTIAHQLSRQGTAVTVLSRRRSEAAGFVAAGMLAPHAEGLSGYLLRLGQTSLKRVPSWVAQIEADSGLSCGLRFTGIVVPFQSEEDRHRYPTAAFGEPLNRHALAQEIPGIHQQWRSGLLFSQDGQIDNRRQLMRALESACVDRGVHFQEGVEVLELLHDNNQLKGARIRDSEGTELTVSAETAVLCSGAWSAELMPELPVFPVKGQMLSLQTPRGALKRVIFGPGTYLVPRDDGLVVVGATSEPDAGFSEGLTPQGQKKLKQGMASLLPDSIDWPPMERWWGFRPCTPDEGPLLGESPMAGLWLACGHHRNGVLLAAVSADLLTGAILKKTPSKLDEELLRAFSWRRFQDQTFKP; this is encoded by the coding sequence ATGGGTCTTACCATCGCCCATCAACTGTCCCGCCAAGGGACTGCCGTGACCGTTCTGAGCCGACGACGAAGTGAAGCAGCAGGCTTTGTTGCCGCTGGCATGCTCGCGCCGCATGCCGAAGGACTCAGTGGATATTTGCTCAGATTGGGACAGACCAGTCTGAAGCGTGTTCCGAGCTGGGTGGCTCAGATCGAGGCTGACAGCGGCCTCTCGTGTGGCCTTCGCTTCACGGGCATCGTGGTGCCTTTTCAAAGCGAGGAGGACCGACACCGTTATCCAACGGCAGCCTTCGGAGAACCGCTGAATCGCCATGCATTAGCTCAGGAAATTCCCGGCATTCATCAGCAATGGCGCTCTGGGCTTCTGTTCAGCCAGGACGGCCAGATCGACAACCGACGTCAGTTGATGAGGGCCTTGGAGAGTGCATGTGTTGATCGCGGGGTGCACTTCCAGGAAGGAGTTGAAGTGTTGGAGCTCCTGCATGACAACAACCAGCTCAAAGGTGCCCGCATCCGCGACTCCGAAGGCACAGAGTTAACCGTTTCAGCCGAAACGGCAGTGCTTTGCAGCGGCGCATGGAGCGCCGAACTCATGCCGGAACTGCCTGTGTTTCCCGTCAAGGGACAAATGCTTTCGTTGCAAACCCCAAGAGGCGCACTGAAACGGGTGATTTTCGGCCCCGGAACCTATCTGGTGCCAAGAGATGACGGTCTCGTGGTTGTCGGCGCCACCTCAGAACCTGACGCCGGTTTCAGCGAGGGACTCACGCCTCAAGGCCAGAAGAAACTGAAACAAGGCATGGCCTCCCTGCTCCCCGATTCGATTGACTGGCCCCCCATGGAGCGATGGTGGGGATTCAGGCCCTGCACACCAGACGAGGGGCCATTGCTTGGAGAGAGCCCGATGGCGGGTCTATGGCTGGCCTGCGGCCACCATCGCAATGGAGTGTTGCTGGCCGCCGTCAGCGCCGACCTGTTAACCGGAGCAATCCTCAAGAAGACACCATCCAAGTTGGACGAAGAACTGCTGAGAGCCTTTAGCTGGAGGCGCTTTCAGGACCAGACATTCAAGCCGTGA
- a CDS encoding type I secretion C-terminal target domain-containing protein, with the protein MNFIARAFQRNRGPRASVSVTTVDGRTIASGNNNDRIDIRAGAINRGGYAEATGLNNSTVATAAGNDSVGIHAHARGMSTNAWAMRNSTLDVGPGNDKVDLRAVTRAGAFDPAYGMDNSSFTSGQGRDKLRINAIARGNTTDTIAAYGTLNSQINTGADNDKVHIRASASNRRGYAEAIGLDHSVLETETGDDVVRIHAHARGQNSNVWAMRNSILDVGPGEDSVEIRGNALNSTVRTGAGFDNVRITGLETKQLLVDTGAQDDVLTVDGGTEITYISGAGSDKLRLTRNYFTSLLQAKESQEQVGPIEEPMVQDLNGPVAETGPKAETNQFKPALADNSTSMDQEPKLNSQHLSEESHPQTNPGDPLMFVDFITGENGDSIDCDDILIGHGIGLNRQSIFEDGFLSFAQEGNDSTLYFDSDGFNQQDNDKVALVIFKDVQAADFSQHNLSSRIINKNDFLLSQENQQNQYPQSNPATETFTKSEGFNQAEIKPLITGLETDPILMSSNLQPANDQLNPFTTNPAIPGSETNPMLSNTDLQPSTQLI; encoded by the coding sequence ATGAACTTCATCGCACGTGCTTTCCAACGCAACCGCGGCCCCCGAGCTTCCGTTTCCGTCACCACTGTGGACGGACGGACGATTGCCTCTGGAAACAACAACGATCGCATTGACATTCGCGCTGGTGCCATCAATCGAGGTGGCTACGCCGAAGCGACCGGACTCAATAATTCCACCGTTGCAACCGCAGCAGGCAATGATTCCGTGGGCATTCATGCCCATGCCCGCGGCATGAGCACCAATGCCTGGGCCATGCGCAACAGCACCCTGGATGTTGGTCCTGGTAACGACAAAGTTGATCTCCGTGCTGTGACCCGCGCAGGCGCCTTTGATCCCGCCTACGGCATGGACAACAGCTCCTTTACCTCCGGCCAAGGCAGAGACAAACTGCGCATCAATGCCATCGCTCGCGGCAACACCACTGACACCATCGCCGCCTACGGCACTCTGAACTCCCAGATCAACACCGGCGCCGATAACGACAAGGTGCACATCAGAGCCTCCGCCAGCAATCGCCGTGGTTACGCCGAAGCCATCGGTCTCGACCATTCAGTGCTCGAAACCGAAACCGGTGACGATGTCGTGCGCATCCATGCCCACGCCCGTGGCCAGAACAGCAATGTCTGGGCCATGCGCAACAGCATTCTGGATGTTGGTCCTGGTGAAGACAGCGTCGAGATCAGGGGCAATGCGCTCAACAGCACGGTGCGAACTGGCGCAGGCTTCGACAACGTCAGAATCACTGGCCTTGAGACCAAGCAATTGCTTGTGGACACTGGTGCTCAAGATGATGTATTGACCGTCGACGGCGGCACTGAAATCACTTACATCTCCGGTGCTGGCTCCGACAAGCTGCGACTTACCCGCAACTACTTCACAAGCCTGCTCCAAGCGAAAGAATCTCAAGAGCAGGTGGGTCCCATTGAGGAACCGATGGTTCAGGACCTCAACGGCCCAGTTGCTGAAACGGGCCCCAAAGCAGAAACCAACCAGTTCAAACCAGCCCTGGCTGACAACAGCACAAGCATGGATCAAGAGCCAAAGCTGAACAGCCAGCACCTATCTGAAGAATCTCATCCACAGACGAACCCAGGCGACCCATTGATGTTTGTGGACTTCATCACCGGTGAAAATGGTGACAGCATCGACTGCGATGACATCCTGATCGGCCATGGGATTGGCCTCAATCGACAATCGATTTTTGAAGATGGCTTTTTAAGCTTCGCGCAAGAAGGGAACGACAGCACCCTGTACTTTGATTCCGATGGATTCAACCAACAAGACAACGACAAAGTTGCCTTGGTCATCTTCAAAGATGTACAGGCCGCCGACTTCAGCCAACACAATCTGAGCTCGAGAATTATCAACAAAAATGATTTCCTGCTTAGTCAGGAAAATCAGCAAAACCAGTACCCACAATCCAACCCGGCTACTGAGACATTCACCAAGAGCGAAGGGTTCAATCAAGCTGAGATCAAGCCTTTGATTACAGGATTAGAGACTGATCCAATCCTGATGAGCAGCAATCTTCAGCCAGCCAATGACCAGCTCAACCCCTTTACGACCAATCCAGCCATTCCTGGATCAGAAACTAATCCCATGCTGAGCAACACGGATCTTCAACCTTCCACTCAGTTGATCTAA
- the ndk gene encoding nucleoside-diphosphate kinase, with the protein MATERTFIAIKPDGVQRGLVGEILGRFERKGFKLVGLKQITPSRDLAEQHYGVHRERPFFSGLVDFITSGPVVAMVWEGDGVIASARKLIGATKPLEAEPGTIRGDLAVNIGRNVIHGSDAAETAQFEIGLWFQPSELNDWSPSDQSWRVEA; encoded by the coding sequence ATGGCCACCGAACGCACGTTCATCGCCATCAAGCCCGATGGTGTCCAACGCGGACTGGTGGGTGAAATTCTCGGTCGCTTCGAGCGCAAGGGTTTCAAGTTGGTTGGCCTGAAGCAGATCACCCCCAGCCGTGATCTGGCTGAACAGCACTACGGAGTGCATAGGGAACGTCCCTTCTTTTCTGGGCTGGTTGATTTCATCACTTCAGGTCCTGTGGTGGCCATGGTCTGGGAAGGCGATGGCGTCATCGCCAGCGCTCGCAAGCTCATCGGTGCCACAAAGCCCTTAGAGGCCGAGCCAGGCACCATCCGTGGGGACCTTGCAGTGAACATCGGCAGAAATGTGATTCATGGTTCCGATGCAGCTGAAACGGCTCAATTTGAAATCGGTCTCTGGTTCCAACCCTCTGAGCTCAATGACTGGTCCCCCTCCGACCAGAGTTGGCGTGTTGAGGCTTGA
- the speA gene encoding biosynthetic arginine decarboxylase, which produces MVLADANQPGREETDGRSSATTSWTIQDSSDLYGLQRWGDPYFSINLRGHMSVQPRGERGGSLDLVELVQGLQGRNLNLPLLIRFDDILEDRLESLHAAFERAITQYDYSGRYQGVFPVKCNQQCHVVEELVSCGKRWHFGLEAGSKAELLIALSLIDDPEALLICNGYKDQRYIETAILARRLGRRPVVVIEQADEVQRIIDASRELGAAPLIGIRARLSSRSTGRWGSSVGDKAKFGLPVPEILATVEALREAGLLAELRLLHFHVGSQINDIGVVKDALQEASRIYVELHKLGAPMGYLDVGGGLGIDYDGSRTATAASTNYSLQNYANDVVATVKEGCEPHDVAVPTLVSESGRAIASHFSVLVFNVLGTGGLPHSTPSRSEKESLIVRNLHDTLDGIKTLPNDGSADVSRLQEAWNDALKFKDDALAAFRLGYLSLTERSQAEQLTWACAKALVDRLPEQAVLPEELQALPAVLALTYYANLSIFRSAPDTWAIQQLFPLMPIHRLGEKPTELGHFADLTCDSDGRLNRFIADGRSKQLLELHPLRSEEPYLIGMFLGGAYQEVMGNLHNLFGTTDAVHIRLAPGGAYQVDHVVRGDTNAEVLMAMEHNPESLLERLRIASERSIQGNQLKIAEARRLMDHLEISLRQSTYLQN; this is translated from the coding sequence ATGGTGCTCGCCGACGCCAACCAACCAGGACGTGAGGAGACAGACGGACGATCATCGGCGACCACTTCCTGGACTATTCAGGACAGTTCCGATCTGTATGGACTCCAACGTTGGGGGGATCCTTACTTCTCCATCAATCTGCGCGGCCATATGAGCGTGCAGCCACGTGGAGAGCGCGGCGGCAGTCTCGATCTGGTGGAGCTGGTGCAAGGCCTGCAGGGCCGCAATCTCAACCTGCCACTACTGATCAGATTTGATGACATCCTCGAAGATCGGCTGGAAAGCCTCCATGCCGCCTTCGAACGAGCGATCACTCAATACGACTACAGCGGTCGTTACCAGGGCGTGTTCCCTGTGAAATGCAACCAGCAATGCCATGTTGTGGAGGAGCTGGTGAGCTGCGGCAAGCGCTGGCACTTCGGTCTCGAAGCTGGCAGCAAGGCAGAACTGCTTATTGCCCTCTCGCTGATTGACGATCCCGAAGCCTTGCTGATCTGCAATGGCTACAAGGATCAGCGCTACATCGAGACGGCGATCCTGGCCAGGCGCCTGGGCCGACGGCCCGTGGTCGTGATCGAGCAAGCCGATGAGGTGCAACGGATCATTGATGCCAGCCGGGAACTCGGGGCTGCGCCTCTGATCGGGATCCGCGCTCGGCTGTCCAGCCGAAGCACCGGCCGCTGGGGCAGCTCGGTCGGTGACAAGGCCAAGTTCGGGCTGCCGGTCCCCGAGATCCTCGCCACCGTGGAAGCCCTGCGCGAGGCAGGCCTGCTTGCAGAGCTGCGTTTACTCCACTTCCATGTCGGCAGCCAGATCAACGACATCGGTGTTGTGAAAGACGCTCTGCAGGAGGCATCACGCATCTATGTGGAACTGCACAAACTCGGCGCCCCGATGGGGTATCTGGATGTGGGAGGAGGACTGGGGATTGATTACGACGGCAGTCGCACAGCAACAGCCGCCTCGACCAATTACTCGCTTCAGAACTATGCCAACGACGTTGTCGCCACAGTCAAGGAAGGCTGTGAACCCCACGATGTAGCCGTCCCGACTCTGGTGAGCGAGAGCGGCCGAGCCATTGCCAGCCATTTCTCGGTGCTGGTCTTCAACGTTCTCGGCACCGGCGGACTGCCGCACTCCACACCGTCGCGCTCCGAGAAGGAATCTCTGATCGTGCGCAACCTGCACGACACGTTGGACGGGATCAAGACGCTTCCGAATGACGGCAGTGCGGATGTGTCCCGACTGCAGGAAGCCTGGAATGATGCCCTCAAATTCAAAGATGATGCATTAGCCGCATTCAGACTCGGCTATCTAAGCCTCACCGAACGCAGCCAGGCGGAGCAGCTCACCTGGGCCTGCGCAAAAGCCCTGGTGGACAGGCTCCCTGAGCAGGCTGTGCTCCCTGAAGAACTTCAGGCCTTGCCGGCTGTTCTGGCGCTCACCTACTACGCGAACCTCTCAATCTTCCGCTCTGCCCCCGACACCTGGGCGATACAGCAGCTCTTCCCTTTGATGCCAATCCACCGGCTGGGGGAAAAACCGACTGAACTCGGCCATTTTGCTGATCTCACCTGCGATTCCGATGGGCGCCTCAACCGCTTCATTGCCGATGGGCGCAGCAAGCAACTGCTGGAGCTGCATCCCCTGCGTTCGGAAGAGCCTTATCTGATCGGGATGTTTCTGGGTGGGGCCTATCAGGAAGTGATGGGCAACCTGCACAACCTGTTCGGCACCACTGACGCGGTACACATTCGTCTGGCACCCGGCGGTGCATACCAGGTAGATCACGTGGTTCGTGGCGACACCAACGCTGAGGTGCTGATGGCGATGGAACACAACCCTGAATCTCTGCTGGAACGACTGCGTATCGCCAGTGAGCGATCCATCCAAGGAAATCAACTCAAGATCGCCGAAGCACGACGACTCATGGACCATCTGGAGATCAGTCTGCGTCAGAGCACCTACCTGCAGAACTGA
- a CDS encoding mechanosensitive ion channel family protein, translating to MTLTVSLLVILALLTIHRVCKRQKLSPPPLRLPLIAAIGIPLLNQLAEIVSDAGSTLLQNSLEAAITLLWALSLIRILTWGILQIPAELGWWKPTAKILRDLLTLAVITAVMMVVIHREFRVNLVGLAATSAVVTAVIGLAAQETLKNLFAGISLQVDSPFEEGDWVDLGTTTGVVTSLRLMTTRVRGLDGSITVVPNSRIAVEGLRRFKPQEPVGQMIELGLDYNLPPRQAIQLLQRILQHNRKVLRHPTPQVWVSSFADSSITYSLLTWQNTALELRQLRSSVLEQIWYALHRIDQSIPYPVRDVRTKPSPARLPSGEITMEHKQTLLASTEIFGQLNGHQLEMLAGLASCETFAPGESVVRQGERGDSLYVVVRGTLEVFQANANSSTKHPGRHVADLHTSDAFGEMALCTGEARSATVICKSECVLIEIERKHLLPLLEEQPDTLETMGSIMAARRQQLNANQQQRAESRRRALIARMKRLFSPSSQEP from the coding sequence ATGACTCTGACTGTGAGCCTTCTGGTCATCCTGGCACTCCTGACGATCCATCGGGTTTGCAAACGCCAGAAACTCAGCCCACCTCCCTTGCGACTGCCTCTGATTGCAGCGATCGGCATCCCGCTGCTGAACCAACTGGCTGAAATCGTCAGCGACGCCGGGTCGACACTGCTGCAGAACTCACTGGAAGCAGCCATCACCCTGCTGTGGGCTCTGAGCCTGATCCGCATCCTGACCTGGGGAATCCTGCAGATTCCTGCAGAGTTGGGCTGGTGGAAACCGACCGCCAAGATCCTGCGGGACCTGCTCACCCTTGCGGTGATCACAGCCGTGATGATGGTGGTGATTCACAGGGAATTCCGCGTCAATCTGGTCGGACTGGCAGCAACGTCAGCCGTCGTCACCGCCGTCATCGGTCTTGCCGCTCAGGAGACGCTGAAGAATCTGTTCGCAGGAATCTCCCTGCAAGTTGACTCACCTTTTGAAGAGGGTGACTGGGTTGATCTGGGCACAACAACCGGTGTCGTCACATCCCTCCGTTTAATGACAACCCGAGTCCGTGGTCTCGACGGGTCAATCACCGTGGTTCCGAACAGCCGCATCGCCGTGGAAGGCCTGCGCCGCTTCAAGCCTCAAGAACCCGTGGGTCAGATGATCGAGCTGGGGTTGGATTACAACTTGCCTCCACGCCAGGCCATTCAACTGCTGCAACGCATTCTTCAACACAACCGCAAGGTCCTGCGTCATCCCACCCCCCAGGTGTGGGTGTCGTCCTTCGCCGACAGTTCCATCACCTACAGCCTGCTCACCTGGCAAAACACCGCACTGGAATTGCGACAGTTGAGAAGCTCTGTGCTTGAGCAGATCTGGTATGCACTCCATCGCATTGACCAGTCGATTCCCTACCCAGTCCGAGACGTTCGAACCAAACCCAGCCCAGCCAGGTTGCCATCCGGCGAGATCACGATGGAGCACAAGCAAACTCTCCTGGCCTCAACGGAAATCTTCGGTCAACTCAATGGTCATCAGCTTGAAATGCTGGCGGGTCTCGCAAGCTGCGAGACTTTCGCGCCTGGTGAATCGGTCGTCAGGCAGGGAGAGCGGGGAGACAGTCTGTATGTCGTGGTCCGCGGAACACTGGAAGTGTTTCAAGCGAACGCCAACAGCTCCACAAAACATCCCGGGCGGCACGTCGCCGACCTTCACACAAGTGATGCCTTCGGAGAAATGGCGCTCTGCACAGGTGAAGCACGTTCAGCGACTGTGATCTGCAAGAGCGAATGCGTCTTGATCGAGATCGAGCGAAAACACCTTCTGCCACTGCTGGAGGAACAACCGGACACTCTCGAAACCATGGGCTCGATTATGGCCGCACGACGGCAGCAACTCAACGCGAACCAACAGCAACGTGCTGAGTCCCGACGCCGGGCATTGATCGCTCGCATGAAAAGACTGTTCAGTCCTTCCAGTCAGGAGCCATGA